AAAGAATTTAAAGAAAATTTATCTCAAAATAAAATTCAAACAGAAAAAAATATAAAAAAAGAAAATCTTAAAATAAAATTAACTGGATTGTTAAAAATTATAAATATAAATGAATTTAGTGATGAAAAATTATCAAACATAGAAGAAATTATATTTGAACTAGAAAAAGAATTATTATAAAAAAACCTTTTGTAAATAAAGGTTTTTTTGTATAATATATAAAATTTTATTTAATTAGGATTTACACAGAGGAGAAAAAATGAATAAAAAAACATTGGCAATAACAATTTCAGCACTTGGAATAGGGTTAAATATAATACTGGCAACACTAGCTAAGACACTTCATATTCCTTTTTTATTCTTAGACACAATAGGAACAATATTATCTGCAGCGTTACTGGGACCATTTTTTGGAGCTATTACGGGAATGATAACTAATATTATTACATCAGTTGTAAATAATCCAATAGAATTACCATTTGCTATAGTTAATATGATAATAGGAATAGTTGTAGGATATATTGTTAAAAAATTTGGTTTTGACTTCAAAATAGCTGTATTTACAGGAATATTGCTTTCAATAGTAGCTCCATTGGTTGGAACACCTATAGCAGTTTCTTTATTTGGAGGTCTAGCAGGAGGATCAATGGATATTTTAACAGGATGGCTTGTTAAAAGTGGACAAAAAATCTTTACAGCAGCATTTATTCCAAGAATTATGTCTAATTTAATAGATAAAGTTTCATCATGTATTATTGTATCTATACTTATAGCAAAACTTCCAAAAAGTATATTAAATAAAATAAGAGGATAAAAATGAATAGATCTAAAAAAATTATAATAATATCACATTGTATTTTAAATCAAAATAGTGTGGTTAAACCTTATGCTAGAAAGCAAGATGAATTTTTAAAGTTTTTACAAAATAAAATTTTAAAAAACTATGGAATTATACAATTACCTTGTCCAGAAATAAACATTTTAGGTTTAAAAAGATGGGGACATGTAAAAGATCAATTTGAATATAGTGGATTTGTAAATGAAAGTAAAAAAATGCTGCTTCCAATTGTAAATCAAATTAAAGATTATTTAAAAAATGGTTATGAAATAGAGGGCATTTATGGAATTTCGGGAAGTCCAAGTTGTGGTGTGAATAAAACTTGTAGAGCAGATTGGGAAGGAGAAACTAGTTGCTATGAAAGCTTAGAAGATATTAGAGGTAGGGTAAAATTAGTTTCTGAGAAAGGTGTCTTTATGGAAGTTTTAGAATCAATTTTAAAAGAAAAAAACATCTCTTTAAATTTTTATGATGTAGAAGAATGGAGTGAAAAAGTTGATTAGATTAGAGTGTATAGATTTTTCTTATGACGAGAAATCTATATTTGAAAAATTAACTGTTAATTTTGAAAAAGGTAAGTTTTATACTTTATTAGGAAAAAATGGTTCTGGAAAAAGTACATTGCTAAAATTAATTTTAGGTATAGAAAAACCTAAAAACGGAGAGATTTATATAGACAATGTTAACTTAAAAACTAATTTATATCATTGTAGAAGACAAATTGGGATGGTTTTTCAAAATCCAGATGAGCAAATTGTTACGGATATTGTTGAAGAGGAGATAGCTTTTTCAATGGAAAACTATGGGTTTGATTCAGAGGTTATGCTAAGAAAAATAGATGAACTACTATTGGAGATTGAATTTGAAGGAAGAAATTTAGAAAAAATATCAAAACTCTCAGGAGGAGAGAAGCAAAGATTGTGTATAGCTTCTGCCTTAGCATTAAATCCTAAAATTTTAATACTTGATGAGGCTACTTCTATGTTAGATCCGCACAATAGAAAAATAATATTAAATCTTTTAAAAAAATTAAAAGAAAAAGGAGTAACAATTATTTTAATAACTCACCATTTATCAGAAATAGAGTTTTGTGATGAGGTTTTATTATTGAAAGGGAGTGAAATCGATTTTAAAGGCTCTAAAGAGCATTTTAACGAACTTTTAGTAAAAGGGGAACTTGGAGCAGGACTAGATCTTCCCACGATGTTTAAGGTAGCTAAAAACATTTATTTGCGTACAGGAATTAATTTATCACAAAATGTTTTTGATTTAGATAAAATGGGGGAAAGTTTATGGAAATCTCTTTAAGAGAAATAAATTCAGGATACGAAGAAATAGTATTAAAAAATATAAATTTAGATATTAAAAGTGGAAGTTATAATTTTATCATAGGAGAAACAGGAAGTGGAAAATCAACTTTACTTCAAACTATAGGATTTTTATTAAAAAACAAAACAGGAGATATTTTTTGGAAAAATAAAAACCTTTCTTTAAAAGAACACTTGAAAGAGTATAGAGAAAATTATGGTTATATGTTTCAATATACAGAAAAACAATTTTTTAATAGCACAATTAAAGAGGAAATAATTTATTCTCTAGTGAAAAGAAAAATATCACCTGAAGAGATTGAAAAAAAGCTAGATGAAATTTTAGAGTTGTTGGAGTTGTCAAAAGATATACTAACTAGATCTCCGTATGAAGTTAGTGGAGGACAGAAAAGATTTATAGCACTAGCTTCAATACTAATAACATCTCCTAAAATTTTGTTATTAGATGAACCTACTGCAGGTCTTGATATAGAAAATAAAAAGTTATTTTTTACAATTTTAGATAAATTGAAAAAAAGTGGAATAACAATAATTCAAATATCTCATCTTTTAGAAGATGTATTAGAGTATGGTGATAATGTTGTTGCTTTGGAAAAAGGTAAAATTATAGCACAAGGAAAACCTTTTGAAGTTTTAAAAAATTCAGATTTGGATTTTATAAAATTTTGTGAAATTATGAATAATTTTGGTGTTTCTACAGAAAATATAAGAAATATTGATGAACTTCTAGAAAGGATTAGATAGTTATGAAATTACAAAAGTTTGACCCAAGAACTGTATTTTATACAACTCTAATCTGTATAATTGCATTGGGATTTATAAAAAAACCTTATCAAATTTTAATTTTGTTACCCGTAATATTTTATCAAATAAGACTTTTTTCTATAAATGTAGAGAAGTTAAAAAAGATTTTAAAATACTCTTCGGGATTAATGATTTCAATAGTAGTTATAAACTTTTTTTTAATAGGAAGACCAATTGATTATGTAGTTATATCTTTTTCTAGATTGATTATAATTATATTTTTAGCTACTTCGATGGTTTCATCACTAGAGATAAGAGAAATTGGTTTTGTAATAGAAAAAACACTATCCCCCTTAAAAATTTTTAAGATTCCTGTAGAATCGATAGGAATTATTACAGCACTTTCATTTAAGTTTGTTCCAATGTTACAAAAGGAAGCTGAAAGAGTGGTGTTAGCCCAAAAGGCTCGAGGAATAGATTATGAATTGATGACTTTAAAAGAAAAAGTAGAAAATATAACAACACTTTTTTTTCCAATTGTTATTTCAGGAATTCAAAATGCAATAAATTTAGCGGTATCGATGGAAGTTAGAGGATATGGAAATGGAGTTGTAAGAAGTAGATTGAGAAGTTATAGGTTTCTTAAAAAAGATTATCAACACTTAATTTTTGTAACTATATTTTGTATAATATTTTCATTTTTATGTATAATATTTTAAATCTTAATAAAAATATCATAGTCACTACATTTTATAAAACATTAAACTGTAGATGGTTATGGTATTTTTTTTTTGATAATATAATTGAAAAATAATAGATAGTATGTTAATATTGTTACAAAAGTTTTTAAATGAAATTGAAATAAAAATACAAAAATGAAAAATAGGAGGCTGAAATATGAGTTTGAACATAAAAACTAATGAAACTATAGAAGAGTTAAAAATTTATAGAAACACAAGTTTATCAACAAGTGAAGACAGTAAACAGTTTAATTATAGTATTCATTCTAACGAGCCATTAGGTATAAAAATTTTACAAAGTTGTTCAATTGAGATTTTAATAGAGGGAGAAAATATAACTGGTGATGCCAATCTAAATTTACATAATATAGTAAATTTAAAAGGTATAAAAAAAATTCCTGTAAATGTATGGACTAAAATAGATATTCCAGAAATGGGAGGATTATTTATAGATGTACAAAATATTAAAAATGGATTAGATTCAGTTGATGAAAGATTTAGTTTTAGTGTAAAAGTAAAAATGAATAAATCAGATTATATACTTGCTTCTATTTTTGATATAAGAGAGGAAAAGATTTCAAGGAATATTTTATCTAAAGAGGCTTTTCACGAGAAAGTATTTTTAAATCAGAATGGAGATGATCCAGGATTACTTATAAGTGACAATGTGAGAATATACATTCCAATGATAAAGCATCTTATAAAGAAAAATAACGAACAACCAATGGATATATTAGAAGCGTTAGAGATGAATGAGGATATAATCGCTTTATATAATAAATTAGCTGGTCTAGATGAAAATAATGAGAAGGATATGCATAGACCTAGAAAAGGTTTTTTCTTAGTTACTGGAAGAGAAGAGCATAGAGGATATATGTCGGCTGGAAGTACTATGCTAGATTGTGCTCCTAATAATATTTTATCATATTTTGGAAGACCTAAAAAAGGTGAAGCTGTTTGGGGTATGTATCATGAGTACGGTCATCTTTATGAGCAAGGATGGGGATTCACAGAGTATTGGAACAATATGTTTGCAAATTCTAAAACAAGAATAGATAAAAATGATCCTACTTGGTCTTGGGCATATGGGAATAAGCAACAATATGAAGAAACAAAGGTAGTAACGTCATATATTGATTATTTAACTAAAGGTGAACAGAACAAGAGAATAGTACCTATGTATTTCTTCTTAGCATTTATTGATAGTATTGACAATGAGTTTATGCAAAAGCTTGAAACATTCTGGAGAGAAGAAGGAAAGTATTATGGTTGGGATTTTGTCGCATACTTTATAGCTAGGCAATATAAATTAAATGTAATACCTTTTATAAAGATGTGTGAACTACAAGATGTTACAGATTTTAATGCAATTGATGATATAATTGATTCTTCTGAATCTTCATATTTATATATAGATCAAAACTCTTGGTTTGATTCGGTGAGAAATATTTCTATACCGCCTACAGTGAGAAAAATATACCCTGGTAGAAATAGAACTTTAAGTGGAATAGCTAATCCAGAGGCTGAAATAGAAATAAAATTAGGTCAAAATAGATATATAGTAACAGCGGATTCATTAGGAAAGTTTTCGTTCTTAGTTCCAGAGATAATTTATTTAAATTCAGAGTTTAAAATAAAATCAATTGAAAAAAATAAAGTTTCGAGTCATGAGATTGATATTATAGTTTCAGATGATAAACCTAAAGTACTTTTCAAAGGATTCAAAGATGAAGTTTTTTTAAGAGTAGAATTTGATTTTGTAAATAAGAAATTTATAGCATCATCATCAGGAGTAGCAGCTAATGTACATTATCATTCACCAGAATATATTGTGATAGAGCATTATAATAAAAAAAATAAATTAAAAAATAGATATTCTGTAGCGGGATCTTCGAATGCTGATTATGTTTCAAATCTATTAAATGAAATGAAATTTATAGAAGGAGACTATTTAAAACTCTCGCATAAAGAGCAGTTTAATAGATTGGCTTTACTAGGTGAAATTAAAGATACTGAAGAATATTATGATCACGGGGTTAAAAATCTAGATTTACAAAACTCATATTTCTATATAATGAAATCAGATATATTGTATTCAAAAGTTCAATTAGAACTTAATGTAAATAAAGATGATTTAATTGAACTGATAAAAGAATGCAACTATAACAAAGATGATTATTCTAAAAATAGTTACGATGAATATGTTTTAGCATTAGGTAAATCAATAGAAGTTCTAGAAGATGACGATGCTCTAGAAAATCAAGTTGTTGAGGCATATAGAGATTTAGAAAAAGCAATACAGAATTTAAGAAAAAAGAATAAAATTATATTTAAAGGATACAATAATGTTAACTTCTGTGAAATAGTATTCAACGATGATTCTATGATGCTTGACGCTAAGGGAATTGACACAACAATACACCCATTCCATGGAAGTAGCAAGTATGCAGAAATAAAGCTATTCAATAGAAGAGGAGTAGTTAAAGGAAATTATTCAATAAAAGCAAATGAGAGTAGTTTAGAGTTTGCTAAAGCTATAAGTACACTAACTTTTGAAGAAACGGATTATATTAAGTTATATCATTTAGAAAAAAATAGCAGAATGATAATAGAAGGATTTGTTGAAAATACGCCATCTAATTTAAATAATGGTTGTTCAGCTATAGATTTGGAAAATAGTTATTTCTATATACTAAATGAAAATCTAAAATATTCAAATATATTATTAGATTTATCAGATGATAAAACTAAGTTAAAAGATAGGATTGAAGAATTAGAAAAGTTAGATTCTAGTGAGTATACAAAACTTTCTTTTAATAATCTACAAATGGTTATTCAAAAAGCTAAACAGTTGTTAGAAACACCAAATTTAACAGAACAGGAGATAACATTAATTTTAGAAGAGTTAAATGATGTTGAACATGCCTTAAGAGAAAAAAATAAAATTCTGTTTAAGGGATATAATAATGTTATTTTCTCAGAATTGACATTCAACTACGACTTAATGAAATTTGAAGCTAGTGGAATAGAAAATATGATTCATCCATATCAATATTCACGTAAATATTCAGAGGTTATACTATACAATAGAAAAGGAATAGTAAAAGGTAGTTGTAGTGTAAATGCAAATCAAGATAGTATGACATTTGCAAGCAATTTAAATAGTTTAACATTTGAAGAAACAGATTATATTAAGTTGTACCATTTAGAAAAAAATAATAGATTAGTAGTGAGTGGTTTTGTTGAAGATGCACCGTATAATCTCTCTACAGGTTGTTTTGATATAGATTTAGAAAATAGTTATTTCTATCTATTGAATGAAAATTTAAAGTATACGAATACTTTATTAGATTTATCAGATGATAAATCTAAATTAAAAGATAAAGTTGAGGAGTGTTTAGAAATATCTCCAGAAAATTATACGAAAGTAAGTTATAACTATTTAAAAAGTCATATAGAGTATGCTACATCAATGTTATCTACCCCTAATTTAACTCAAGTCGAGATTGATTTAGAGGTTCAAAGATTAGATGAAGCAAAAAATAATCTAAAAGAAAAAAATAAAATTATATTTAAAGGATATAACAATGTACACTTCTTAGAATTAACATTTAACTATGATTTAATGAAGTTCGAAGCAAAAGGAACGGACTCAATAGTGCACCCATTCCACTATGGGCGTAAATATGGAGAGGTTATTTTATATAATAAAAAAGGAATAGTAAAAAGTAGTTTTAGTGTAAATGCAAATGAAAATAGTATCCAATTTGCAAATAAGTTAAATAGTTTAATATTTGAGGAAACGGATTATATTAAATTATATCATTTAGAGAAAGATAGTAGATTAGTAGTAAATGGCTTTGTAGAAAATGCACCACATGATTTATCAACAGGTTGTTTTGATATAGATTTAGAAGATAGCTATTTCTATATATTAAATGAAAATTTAAAGTATACTAATACTTTGTTAGATTTATCAGATGATAAAACTGAGTTAAGAAAGAAAATTGAAGAATACTCACAGATACCTTCTGAAAAATATACTAAAAAAAGCTATGATTATTTTAAAAATCATCTGAATTATGCTCAGTCAATATTGGAAGTTCCTAATTTAACTACTGATGAAATTAATTTAGAAATTGAAAGATTAGATATTGCAAAAAATAAATTGAGAGAGAAAAATAGAGTTATATTTAAAGGGTATAATAATACTATTT
This portion of the Cetobacterium sp. ZOR0034 genome encodes:
- a CDS encoding energy-coupling factor transporter transmembrane protein EcfT translates to MKLQKFDPRTVFYTTLICIIALGFIKKPYQILILLPVIFYQIRLFSINVEKLKKILKYSSGLMISIVVINFFLIGRPIDYVVISFSRLIIIIFLATSMVSSLEIREIGFVIEKTLSPLKIFKIPVESIGIITALSFKFVPMLQKEAERVVLAQKARGIDYELMTLKEKVENITTLFFPIVISGIQNAINLAVSMEVRGYGNGVVRSRLRSYRFLKKDYQHLIFVTIFCIIFSFLCIIF
- a CDS encoding CD3072 family TudS-related putative desulfidase, whose product is MNRSKKIIIISHCILNQNSVVKPYARKQDEFLKFLQNKILKNYGIIQLPCPEINILGLKRWGHVKDQFEYSGFVNESKKMLLPIVNQIKDYLKNGYEIEGIYGISGSPSCGVNKTCRADWEGETSCYESLEDIRGRVKLVSEKGVFMEVLESILKEKNISLNFYDVEEWSEKVD
- a CDS encoding CD3073 family putative ECF transporter S component, producing MNKKTLAITISALGIGLNIILATLAKTLHIPFLFLDTIGTILSAALLGPFFGAITGMITNIITSVVNNPIELPFAIVNMIIGIVVGYIVKKFGFDFKIAVFTGILLSIVAPLVGTPIAVSLFGGLAGGSMDILTGWLVKSGQKIFTAAFIPRIMSNLIDKVSSCIIVSILIAKLPKSILNKIRG
- a CDS encoding putative mucin/carbohydrate-binding domain-containing protein, with amino-acid sequence MSLNIKTNETIEELKIYRNTSLSTSEDSKQFNYSIHSNEPLGIKILQSCSIEILIEGENITGDANLNLHNIVNLKGIKKIPVNVWTKIDIPEMGGLFIDVQNIKNGLDSVDERFSFSVKVKMNKSDYILASIFDIREEKISRNILSKEAFHEKVFLNQNGDDPGLLISDNVRIYIPMIKHLIKKNNEQPMDILEALEMNEDIIALYNKLAGLDENNEKDMHRPRKGFFLVTGREEHRGYMSAGSTMLDCAPNNILSYFGRPKKGEAVWGMYHEYGHLYEQGWGFTEYWNNMFANSKTRIDKNDPTWSWAYGNKQQYEETKVVTSYIDYLTKGEQNKRIVPMYFFLAFIDSIDNEFMQKLETFWREEGKYYGWDFVAYFIARQYKLNVIPFIKMCELQDVTDFNAIDDIIDSSESSYLYIDQNSWFDSVRNISIPPTVRKIYPGRNRTLSGIANPEAEIEIKLGQNRYIVTADSLGKFSFLVPEIIYLNSEFKIKSIEKNKVSSHEIDIIVSDDKPKVLFKGFKDEVFLRVEFDFVNKKFIASSSGVAANVHYHSPEYIVIEHYNKKNKLKNRYSVAGSSNADYVSNLLNEMKFIEGDYLKLSHKEQFNRLALLGEIKDTEEYYDHGVKNLDLQNSYFYIMKSDILYSKVQLELNVNKDDLIELIKECNYNKDDYSKNSYDEYVLALGKSIEVLEDDDALENQVVEAYRDLEKAIQNLRKKNKIIFKGYNNVNFCEIVFNDDSMMLDAKGIDTTIHPFHGSSKYAEIKLFNRRGVVKGNYSIKANESSLEFAKAISTLTFEETDYIKLYHLEKNSRMIIEGFVENTPSNLNNGCSAIDLENSYFYILNENLKYSNILLDLSDDKTKLKDRIEELEKLDSSEYTKLSFNNLQMVIQKAKQLLETPNLTEQEITLILEELNDVEHALREKNKILFKGYNNVIFSELTFNYDLMKFEASGIENMIHPYQYSRKYSEVILYNRKGIVKGSCSVNANQDSMTFASNLNSLTFEETDYIKLYHLEKNNRLVVSGFVEDAPYNLSTGCFDIDLENSYFYLLNENLKYTNTLLDLSDDKSKLKDKVEECLEISPENYTKVSYNYLKSHIEYATSMLSTPNLTQVEIDLEVQRLDEAKNNLKEKNKIIFKGYNNVHFLELTFNYDLMKFEAKGTDSIVHPFHYGRKYGEVILYNKKGIVKSSFSVNANENSIQFANKLNSLIFEETDYIKLYHLEKDSRLVVNGFVENAPHDLSTGCFDIDLEDSYFYILNENLKYTNTLLDLSDDKTELRKKIEEYSQIPSEKYTKKSYDYFKNHLNYAQSILEVPNLTTDEINLEIERLDIAKNKLREKNRVIFKGYNNTIFSELTFNYDLMKFEATGIENMIHPYQYSRKYSEVVLFNKKGIEKGRCSVNANENSMTFADSLNAMSFEETDYIKLHHLEKNGRLMLNGFIEDTPYDLSTGCFDVDLENTYFYILNENLKYTNTLLDLSDDKTELRKKVEEYSQISSEKYTKISYNYFKNHLDYAVSMLIVPNLNADEISLEIQRLEDAKNKLREKNKLIFKGYNNVHFLEVTFNYDLMKFEAEGREEIVHPFHYGRKYAELILFSKDGVIKRSCSVNANENSLSFAAALNNLNFEETDYIKLYHLEKDNRLAIEGFVEDTPYDLSTGCFNINLESSYFAILNENLKYYTQN
- a CDS encoding ATP-binding cassette domain-containing protein, whose translation is MIRLECIDFSYDEKSIFEKLTVNFEKGKFYTLLGKNGSGKSTLLKLILGIEKPKNGEIYIDNVNLKTNLYHCRRQIGMVFQNPDEQIVTDIVEEEIAFSMENYGFDSEVMLRKIDELLLEIEFEGRNLEKISKLSGGEKQRLCIASALALNPKILILDEATSMLDPHNRKIILNLLKKLKEKGVTIILITHHLSEIEFCDEVLLLKGSEIDFKGSKEHFNELLVKGELGAGLDLPTMFKVAKNIYLRTGINLSQNVFDLDKMGESLWKSL
- a CDS encoding energy-coupling factor ABC transporter ATP-binding protein; amino-acid sequence: MEISLREINSGYEEIVLKNINLDIKSGSYNFIIGETGSGKSTLLQTIGFLLKNKTGDIFWKNKNLSLKEHLKEYRENYGYMFQYTEKQFFNSTIKEEIIYSLVKRKISPEEIEKKLDEILELLELSKDILTRSPYEVSGGQKRFIALASILITSPKILLLDEPTAGLDIENKKLFFTILDKLKKSGITIIQISHLLEDVLEYGDNVVALEKGKIIAQGKPFEVLKNSDLDFIKFCEIMNNFGVSTENIRNIDELLERIR